Part of the Sphaerochaeta associata genome is shown below.
TGGTAATAAACTTATAGTTTTTAAATTTGCACACATCTGATTCATCGATCTTAAAAATTGCAATGTCCAAATTTTTATTATACGTAAGGTTTCCATTGATATTAATCATTTCTTCGCCAGATGGTATATGAAATCCCCACTCAGTCCCAAATTCCTCTAGAACATGGTAAGCAGTGAGAATATAGGACTGCCCCTCATGAGTGTATAACACACCAGAACCTTCGTATTGCGCTTGATCTTGACCATCCTCGTTCTCAATTTCTTTCAAAATCGGCAAGGTATATGTTTCTATACGTTCTTTCATGTATGGCTCTTTACCAGTATTGGGTTGGTTTACTTTCAGGATAGTATATCACTGTTTTCCATGAACCCAAAACGGTATAGTGATCGTCGCTCATTTAGAATTAGTGTGAGATATTCAATATCATCACTGAAGAAATCTTTTGTGGTCGGTAGGCTAATAGCATGACTAGGATCTTACAGGATGGGTGACTGTATTCTAAGGGGAAGACAGGGGTGAAAAGCCTCCTGCAGGACTTGCCCCCATACCGCAAACTCATTAGTTGTGATTTTAGTCAATGACATAATAATTTCAACTTCGATGATATTGAATCAGAAAACCCCTGCAATATTCAATGGCAGCAATTGTGTAAAATACCCAATCCTTTACATTGTATAATTTTATTTAGACTATACTTCATCAATGACAACCTGCCCATAATACAAGATTACCCTATGCAAGTGTTTATTTTGTAAACACTTAATATTCTGGATTTTTTCCAGATTTTCAGCTTTTTTTAATAATTTAGACTACTCAATTTCGTCAATTTATACCCCACGTACGCACACTCGTATCCTCAACAATACCGTTGATTCTTATGCCAATTAGTTTTCGGGTTTGGTGGTTTTCTTCGCCCTACTCACGGCCTTCTTGGAGCTGTAGTGGGTGCTCTTACGGATCTTGTTCCCGTGCAGTGCTCATCGATCTCAATGTTGGAGCGTTTTGCCTTCAGTTTCTGAATGCGCTTGAAACGGCGCTCATGGATGATTGGGAGGTGATGGTTGAGTGATCGGTGGACCTCAAACGGGTCGCGAGCCTATTCATAACGAACAGATGAGTCTTGATTCAATACTATTTGTGTCCATCAAATAAGATTGGGTTGCTATAAGCATATTTTTCATCTGGATAGATATTTTCGTCTTACTCACACCTGGCTGGACGAGAATAATTGACAAATCAAGGCTCTTATCAATGAGCGACCTCTTCATGGTTCTAAAGTCATTACTTGACCCCTTTATAAACCTATTCTCTTTTCCCTTACTCCTCCTCAATAATTGTTTTAGTAAATTCGTTGATGCATTCTTCCACTTAGCAGAAAGTCGGGCTTGACCACATAATTCGTATAAATCTTTTTTCCTAGCCCCTGGCATATCCTCACTACTGTATTTGCAATGATAAAAGCATGCTCTAATGGAGTCATCAGTATCTTTCAAAGCAACAATATCTGCAATTTCTCCGCATCCATCATCAAGGTACAAGACATCCCATAAGTCTTTTTCTATTTCGAGAACTTTATATTGAACAGAATCAATATTATTCTTTTCTGGAATATATGATTCACTTCTAATATTCACTCCATCCCAATTCCAGACTTCTAGATAATCTTCATCAAGTTCTATCTCACTAGAGATTTCTTCAATCGGCACATAATATGCCCCAATCAGAAAGCTAAAATCAGCAAAAATGATTGATGGTGGGTTATCATTCAATAAAGCCTCAATACTCGAAATATAATTTCCTTTCTTTATTTTAATATCAGTTAATAATTCTAACCTTTCAAATCTGAAACCTGAATTGTCTAGAGTCATTTTAAGAGGTACCTTTGCTCTGTTTCTCCCGATAAGCATTGAAATAATAAGATGATATTGATTATACCCATCCTCCAGTTCAGGCTTAAGTTCTGTGTCAAAGATATCAATCTCTTGATTGTCAAGAATCACACTGTATTGAGATTCTCCCTTCTCAGAAATCAAATCAGAGTTTTGTTCAACACAAATTATACCAATCGGAGGGAGTTCTTCAATTTTCTTTGGTTTCAAAACACCCTTCAGTATTGATTCAACCGAGATACTTGAATCTGTTAATTTTTCACCACATTGCTCAGCCCATCTTAAAAAATTATCCAGATTATCTTGTTTAAAAGACCAAATCCTTCCTTTTGCGGCGGCTCCTATTGTTTCTGGACCGCAACCCTCATAACCGGTTCCAAATAGGTTGGACTTTTGACTTGAATGTCTCAATATGTATGAGAGGCCATCTTCCACATTACTTCCAATAAAAGATTGATAAGTAATGCTTCTATTCCCCATCATCTTCTTCAAACCAACATTCGATAATAACAAGCGCTTCATTCCACCAAATACTCTAAAATTGAATTCAGGGTCTATGGTATACCTTGATGGTACTATAGCTTTTGCAAGGTCAAATTCATTTATTCCATGTTCTGAAGAGTTAACATAACACAACTTACGTGTACGATCGATATATACCAAGCTATAGCCCCATCGAATATCTGTACACTCTGGCCCCGACATCCAATTTATTCGCATGGACTCTTTGGAAAACGAGATTAGCAGATTCTCATCATTTGTAACGTAAACCGCTGGATCGCCTTTTAGAACAACTCCCCAATTATTAATATTAATTGTGGAATCATCCGAATATCCAAATACTCGCATGCTTACAGTTGGTTTAAATATGGATAGTAGATGCGTTAATTCTAACTCCTCATCTTCGTTTTTCACGAACCGTTCAACTAGTTCCTGAAAAGAGGTTCTCCTCAGAACAGCATATCTAGATAATTCTGGAAGAACTTTATTCCAATCTGCATTCTCAATATATAATTTTTGCAAAGCAGGAATGAACGTTTCGTCTCCTAAATTTGCTACAAATTTAGCTTCTCCTAAATTTGCCTCACTTCTTGTGATTCTACCTATAAACTGCAGGGTAATTGGCAATGACTTGTACTGATCATGTAATGCAGCAATTTTTAAATTTGGTAAATCTATACCTTCCCCGAACATGTCAACAGATACAATTATTTTTGCTTGCTTTTGAGCAATCAACTCCATCGCATGTTTGGGTTTCAATTTTTTTCGATCTGAAGTGACAAGTACAGGAAATAAATCGGAGTCTTCAGTAATGTTATAGAATTGATCATATAGAAAATTCGCTCTATCAATTGTGTTTGCTCGAACTAGCAGCATATGATCTTTTCCAGCTTCACGGTCAGAGCGTAGCAATGAAAGGGCTTTTTTTGCTATTTTCTTATCAGCACTGTTTCGATCATATTCATCTATTGGATGAAAATGAATCTTTGTGAATATGCCATCCCTCATTGCGTGTGATAGCGGGTAATTATAGATAATTTTCCCAAGAATAAGTTTTTCATCTCGTCTGAATGGGGTTGCTGTGAATTGGAGGATTCTTTTCCCAGCGAAGGCATTCCTGATCTTTGTCCATGTCGGAGCTGTGGTATGATGTGCTTCATCAAAAAAGACTGCGTCATACTCACTAATCAAATCATGGAATTCCTCCTGCTTTTTTTTCGAGATCATCGCAACTGTAGTTACAACCACATTGTTGTTCCTAAATATTTCAAAACATTTCTGGTGTGAAACTGGCCAATTTTTCAGCTCGAATACGTTGGGTTTTATTACACCTCCTTTTAGTAATCCGTATCGGCTTAAGATTCCTAAATCCTCAAATTTACTCGCTATTTGAGATCGTAATAACGCAGTTGGTACAACAACTAGAACATGTTCTAAGGATTCCCAAATCATGCAGGCAATCATTGTATCGGTTTTTCCTGAGCCTGTGGGCATTACAATTATTGCTGGCTTATTGTCATTGATAGACCAATGAGCTTTTATTGCACAGATAGCACCTATCTGTGGTGTCCTTAGCCCCTTAATTGGATGTTCACTATCACTCAGACTCTCCTCACGCAAAACCAAGCCTTCATTCCATGACTTAACAATAGATGATGTTGAGGAAACATTTTCAAATAACTCTGGTTGCTGACTTGTTAGGAACGAATTTACTTTTCCCATTCTATTGACTCCTGATGAAAACGAATAGGTAAATCGGGGTCTTTCGCTTAAGTAAAATCGATGTTTCCAACATCAATACTTAATTCATGCTACCCCGAAGTATTCCTCCACAATTGCATTTAGCTGGTTAGCGATAACTTGGAATTCGCTGTTCAAATCTAACGTCTTCACACTGATTTTGTTCCCACTCATGCGGTACCCAGCATCCGGCTGGATCATTTCATCCGTCTTTGCATATAGAAGCATTCCGGCCACTTCGTAAGGTTTGTCGCCAATACTTGCAGTCTTGTTCTTCACATACGTAAATATCTGATAAAGGTTGCCGGAATGGATGGTATGCTTATCATATTGGGACTGGGTGGATTGTGCCCAAAACTTGGCATCGATGATAAGAATCTTATCTTCGTGCGACAGTGTAATATCGCTTTTCATTTTCGGGAGCATGGTTTCGAATCCGTCATCGAGTGCCCAGGGAATTTGAGAGGCGCTCGCTTTTAATCGAGGGTATTTCTTGCTGTAATACTCAAGGATGAATTTTTCATATAACTGGAACATTTTCTGTTGATCCACGTATGAGGCCAACTTGTATGCTCCCTGATCAGTTGACAGGAGCATGCCCTCGAGGATGAACTGGCAGAGACCTATCAGCATCCGGTAGGTGTTGTTGTTGCGATGGAACCTTAGGTCAAACCACCGTATCGATGATGGCTCGATGGTGTCCACATTCGAGAAGAACAACATCTCCTTTTTCAGCTCATCCTTGTATGTTGTCTCTACATTGGCATGACGCAGGAGGATCATAACGGTAGTTTTCAGGATTTGGTTGAGTTGGTTGTTCTCAGTCAGCTCATCGTATTCGCAGGTCAACACCTGTTTGTGTTCAACCTTGTTTCGGACAGTTCCTGGCATGTCGATCTTTCCACGCATCACTGCCAGATCTTCTGTGAAATTCTGATACTCCCGATACAACCCCTGCTTCAATTGGAGTCCGATACCCTTTGCCAAGATGGAAGCAAACAGATTATGGATGTTGTCGAATTCTTCCTTAGCGATGTCCTCAAAGTTTTCCTGATGCAACGCGGTGAATGCGTAGGACAGCATATAGTAGATATTCTTGATAAAGACATTCCCATATTTCTTCATTGGAACACACCGAGCAGCAGACTCTCCCACCGCTGCAGTTTATTGGGATCATCGAACCAGTATTCACTCAGCATGGGAAGGATTTCAAACTTGACTACTGATTCAAGCCACTCTTCAGAAAATTCATTCTGACCGCAGAAATAGCTGTGGCCGATGCAGAATCCTTTGCCCAGTGATTTGTCCAGCGAGATTTCCTTATTCAATTCCTTCACCCTGGCCAATAACTCATTGAGAGTCTCTTCATCTAAGGAATCCCGATACCGTAAAAAACCATCCGAATCAAATCCCGGTTCAAGTTCAAAGAAGCTGAAACGACGGCGAAGGGCGTAATCGATCATAGCGAGACTACGATCGGCCGTATTCATCATGCCGATGATATACAGATTCTTTGGAACAAAGAATGACATCCCGTTATACGCTAGCGTCACCTTAGCCCCCCGGTAATCACGCTCTAACAACATGAGGAGCTCTCCGAAAATCTTGCTTAAATTCCCCCGGTTAATTTCGTCTATAATGAAGAAAAACTCTTTGTTAGGTTGGTTGGCGGCCTTCTGGCAGAATCGGTAAAAAATCCCAAACTTCAGCTCAAATTTGTCCTCCACCGGCTTATATCCCATCATGAAATCTTCGTATGAGTAGCTTTGGTGGAACTGTACAAACTCGATTCGGGTATCGTCCTTCTCTCCGATGATAGAATACGCAAGACGCTTTGCAGCGAAAGTCTTACCCACTCCTGGGGGGCCTTGGAGTATGATGTTCTGCTTGTTCTTCAAGACTGCTACCAGTGTATCGTATCGGTTTTCTGGCATGTATACTTCCTTCAGAAAGTCATTTTTCCCATAGGCCTCGACATGGTCCTTTGCAGCAACCGGATTCTCCTCACGTATAAGATCCATTATGAAATCAAATTCCCCGTTGGTGAGCTTGAAAAGGCTACCCTGCGGATTCCTGAAATATTCCATCCTCTCAAGCTCGGGACACTCTTTTAATGTTTGGTAGTCAATCGGTACGGAAAGGCCTTCGATCTTTTCAAAATAGATCTTCTCACCATCCTGCTCAGCGACAACCTTCCCGAGCGCAACAATCTTCTTGATCGGATTGGATTCATACCCAATGATTTGATCTCCTGCTTTGGCATCCAAGAAGTTCTGAAAAATACGACGTTTATTTCCGTTGTCGTTATAGAGTGTATATGACTGTTCCTCCCCCACAGCGATATCTGAGAAACTCCAGATCTTGGGATTTGCATTCAACCACCAATAGCCGTGTATATCTTTCCCATCAGGCGGGGTAGCATATAATGCTACCTTGCTCAAATCGACTTTATCCAGGGCAACGGCTAGTTCATCCCTAAGTTTCCACACAAAACTGCCTTGATCATCTTTACTTGCTTGACGGCCAACATAGAGTATCGGCCACCAGCGTAAGTTCTCATGGTCGTCTTTCCTGTGAGGACAGCCTGTTTTTTCGGCTATACGACGAGCGAGGGAGACCGACCCGCTATTGTAGAAATTTTTATTCTCTCCATATTTAGTCTCAAGTTGAGTGCATGTTGCCATACCACCGTAATCCTTAAACCTCTTCATGATCTCAAGACTGCTAGGGGTAAAGATCTCTTTGTCATTGAGAAGCTCAATCCATTTTTCCATTGAAATTTCTGGTGAGTACTCTACGGGGATCCATGAATCATCTGAGATCAAATCCTTCTTTGAATAATAGCGGCTGATGTAGAAACCAACATCGATGGTCAACGTCTTTAATTCTGGATCCGGATAGCAACTGGGAGTCAAGTGCTTCTCAAGAAGATCTACCAATTCCTTGTCTTTATGCAGTTCGTTGCAGATTTCGTTATACAGCAGAATGCTGTTTCGAATATTGTCGGCATATGCACCTTTTTTGAATCGGTAGTCACTGGACAACTCGTGGGCTACAGTCTTCATCTCTCCAAATTTATAGATGTAGTACTTGTCCGGATACCTGAGCCATAAATACGTACTTATTGCGTTTTCATTCTGATAATGTTGCTTCGCTCCTTCTCCATATTTTTCAAGCAGGATGGCAGATTGTGTTTTAAAAGCTTCAATGCGCTCAAAGACTTCTTCGTTTTCATCGAACAGTGCAATGAACATTGCCCGAACTTCCTCAGGAGCCCGAACAGCAAACTCTTTAATCATGTTGGAGGGAAGAAAGTTCATTGAGGCGAGCAGGTTCTCTGTCTTGGCAAGCGAGTTTGTCAGCATGGAGGCAAAATCTACTGAGTTCACCTCCCAATTGTCTTGGAAACATTTCACAGCTTCCCATTTATATTTCTCATCAGTCCATTGGGTGGTTGCGAAATCCTGTTTATACTTCTCTAGTACAGTTTCCAAGTGAACTTTGTCAATCATGCTACGACTCCTTCTTCTATACGCGTACGACAGCCTTTTAGAAATTGGGTTCCTTAAAAATCCAGAAATCTACCAATGTATCGTCATATCGCTGTAGAGCAAGGATGAAGAACCTAAATACGGATACACCACCATATTGCGAGGAGACTTGTCGGGCATTACACGTTCCGAGTTAGAAAACTATTTCTTCCAGCAGATCCGAGGCTTCTCCTTTCAATCATCACGGGTTGTGGAAAACCCATACAAGATTTTAACACAGAAATGTTTATAGAGGTGATTTTATTCCCTTCCAGTAATTATAAAGGCAATCCCAAATTTAACCCTAAAATACTGCCACAACATCGTCTTCGTTTTTTCTTCACTGAATGTAATTTCATTCTAGCCAAGACCATGTTATACACATATCTTACAGTAAACTTCAGCAATCACCTTTGTTTGTTCTCTATCATTATGTAGCGCAAAATCCGGAAATGAGACTTTTTTATGTTTTTTAAGTCGAAATACTAATCAAACTTCAAACCCACCTTTAATGATAAACTCCCTCAGGAGCTTGTCAATTTTCGCATTGACTCTGTACTCCTTGATTTTTGTTTTTTCCTCACTTTCGAAATATATTCTTGCTTTCGTCCTATCTACAGTGCTTTTCAAATCCTCGAATCGTCCATACTCATTGATATTTATTGCTGTCGTTCGGGGCTTCATAAGTCTCCTCAACTTTCTCTCA
Proteins encoded:
- the mcrC gene encoding 5-methylcytosine-specific restriction endonuclease system specificity protein McrC, whose amino-acid sequence is MKKYGNVFIKNIYYMLSYAFTALHQENFEDIAKEEFDNIHNLFASILAKGIGLQLKQGLYREYQNFTEDLAVMRGKIDMPGTVRNKVEHKQVLTCEYDELTENNQLNQILKTTVMILLRHANVETTYKDELKKEMLFFSNVDTIEPSSIRWFDLRFHRNNNTYRMLIGLCQFILEGMLLSTDQGAYKLASYVDQQKMFQLYEKFILEYYSKKYPRLKASASQIPWALDDGFETMLPKMKSDITLSHEDKILIIDAKFWAQSTQSQYDKHTIHSGNLYQIFTYVKNKTASIGDKPYEVAGMLLYAKTDEMIQPDAGYRMSGNKISVKTLDLNSEFQVIANQLNAIVEEYFGVA
- a CDS encoding AAA family ATPase, producing the protein MIDKVHLETVLEKYKQDFATTQWTDEKYKWEAVKCFQDNWEVNSVDFASMLTNSLAKTENLLASMNFLPSNMIKEFAVRAPEEVRAMFIALFDENEEVFERIEAFKTQSAILLEKYGEGAKQHYQNENAISTYLWLRYPDKYYIYKFGEMKTVAHELSSDYRFKKGAYADNIRNSILLYNEICNELHKDKELVDLLEKHLTPSCYPDPELKTLTIDVGFYISRYYSKKDLISDDSWIPVEYSPEISMEKWIELLNDKEIFTPSSLEIMKRFKDYGGMATCTQLETKYGENKNFYNSGSVSLARRIAEKTGCPHRKDDHENLRWWPILYVGRQASKDDQGSFVWKLRDELAVALDKVDLSKVALYATPPDGKDIHGYWWLNANPKIWSFSDIAVGEEQSYTLYNDNGNKRRIFQNFLDAKAGDQIIGYESNPIKKIVALGKVVAEQDGEKIYFEKIEGLSVPIDYQTLKECPELERMEYFRNPQGSLFKLTNGEFDFIMDLIREENPVAAKDHVEAYGKNDFLKEVYMPENRYDTLVAVLKNKQNIILQGPPGVGKTFAAKRLAYSIIGEKDDTRIEFVQFHQSYSYEDFMMGYKPVEDKFELKFGIFYRFCQKAANQPNKEFFFIIDEINRGNLSKIFGELLMLLERDYRGAKVTLAYNGMSFFVPKNLYIIGMMNTADRSLAMIDYALRRRFSFFELEPGFDSDGFLRYRDSLDEETLNELLARVKELNKEISLDKSLGKGFCIGHSYFCGQNEFSEEWLESVVKFEILPMLSEYWFDDPNKLQRWESLLLGVFQ
- a CDS encoding DEAD/DEAH box helicase; its protein translation is MGKVNSFLTSQQPELFENVSSTSSIVKSWNEGLVLREESLSDSEHPIKGLRTPQIGAICAIKAHWSINDNKPAIIVMPTGSGKTDTMIACMIWESLEHVLVVVPTALLRSQIASKFEDLGILSRYGLLKGGVIKPNVFELKNWPVSHQKCFEIFRNNNVVVTTVAMISKKKQEEFHDLISEYDAVFFDEAHHTTAPTWTKIRNAFAGKRILQFTATPFRRDEKLILGKIIYNYPLSHAMRDGIFTKIHFHPIDEYDRNSADKKIAKKALSLLRSDREAGKDHMLLVRANTIDRANFLYDQFYNITEDSDLFPVLVTSDRKKLKPKHAMELIAQKQAKIIVSVDMFGEGIDLPNLKIAALHDQYKSLPITLQFIGRITRSEANLGEAKFVANLGDETFIPALQKLYIENADWNKVLPELSRYAVLRRTSFQELVERFVKNEDEELELTHLLSIFKPTVSMRVFGYSDDSTININNWGVVLKGDPAVYVTNDENLLISFSKESMRINWMSGPECTDIRWGYSLVYIDRTRKLCYVNSSEHGINEFDLAKAIVPSRYTIDPEFNFRVFGGMKRLLLSNVGLKKMMGNRSITYQSFIGSNVEDGLSYILRHSSQKSNLFGTGYEGCGPETIGAAAKGRIWSFKQDNLDNFLRWAEQCGEKLTDSSISVESILKGVLKPKKIEELPPIGIICVEQNSDLISEKGESQYSVILDNQEIDIFDTELKPELEDGYNQYHLIISMLIGRNRAKVPLKMTLDNSGFRFERLELLTDIKIKKGNYISSIEALLNDNPPSIIFADFSFLIGAYYVPIEEISSEIELDEDYLEVWNWDGVNIRSESYIPEKNNIDSVQYKVLEIEKDLWDVLYLDDGCGEIADIVALKDTDDSIRACFYHCKYSSEDMPGARKKDLYELCGQARLSAKWKNASTNLLKQLLRRSKGKENRFIKGSSNDFRTMKRSLIDKSLDLSIILVQPGVSKTKISIQMKNMLIATQSYLMDTNSIESRLICSL